Sequence from the Primulina huaijiensis isolate GDHJ02 unplaced genomic scaffold, ASM1229523v2 scaffold37775, whole genome shotgun sequence genome:
TAAATCGCCTACCGATGCCCTTCGCTTCCAACCTGCAGCCTTCCATCTTCTCTGCAGTTGATTCCCTTTCTCCCCGTATTATGTACTtctaagaaatttttatttaattttagatcTAGAATCTAGATTGCATCTGGTTTACCCTCTCCTTGTACATGAAATCGATGTCTGCTTGGAGATATAACTGATGCATAAACTCAAATCGGATGGCTTACCAGCCCATTGCATGCACTCTGTTTGCATTGCCATGGTGTCAAATGGACCTTCCTAAATCTCTTCGTTTTTAGCTGtaatatttattcattttaCTGCGCCAAAAAGATTTTCTTTTGGGTTGAAAGGTAAATTTCCACGAGGAGTGAATGCTTTTTGTACCGTTTTCTTCGATTTATTTGTGAATTTGAGTCGCCTTTTTGATTATTTGGATGGGTTTTCCGTGATTGAGTTTGTTCTGATACTAGTTTGTATTAATTTAATGtgaatcaatttatttttattttaattttttgttggaTTGGAAGGCAAATGATGTAAGATTTCTTATCCTACACACTGAAAGATAGTGTTGACATAACTCCGCTTATTATCTGATGCCTTGAGCTGTCACTCTGCGAAAGTTTTAATCTTTTTGTTTGGATTGTGttcttttgattttaaaaaacgtttcttttatatgttttaatggATAGTGTGTCAAATACTGTGTTGTTGAATTTTGATTCCAAATctcattttcattcattaattgttaATTGCTCACAATCTAATCCGAACGTGCctcgaaaatttttttttatttcgaaGCGCTCTAATATCTAAACTGGCATTATTCATCTTAATCCGAGTTGATTTTATCACACTTGAGTGTTGTAGATAATCCTATGAATTCGAGCAATACTCAATGATGAGAAAAGCAGACGGGCGGTCAGAATCTGATGCTGTGTTGATTGTCTGCCTAATTCCTCTCTGGGGATTTCTCTGAGGCTATGTTTGGATTGatgaaattcaatttcaaagatGAGATTTTATGATCACTTACTCTTTTATTATTCTTTCGTTCTGCAGTGATGAACTACTTTAATTATGTCTGGACGTATGAAATTTGTTCATGATTGTTTATCCGAGTTCTGAGCAAAGCATCAAGTTCTATCTGATTCGAAACACatgataaaacaaaaaaattgtcTGGGAAATATTTCCCTATTCATGTTTGTTGTAGTTTTAGTGATTTTCTTGATATATTTAATTCGGGTACTAAAGTCATCAATCTGTGGAGGTGGCTGAGTGAGGCTATGATGATTTAAAACTACCTATTTTCTGAAGGGTAATTTTCCCTCTGATTATAGAAACCAATGGATCCTTCTGAGCCTATTTCACTCATAATTTTTTCATGCTGTTTTACCCTGTCAAATCTTAGAGTTTTTCTATCTTCAATTTTGTTTATTTGTGGAACTTCCAGAGCCATTGAGTTGAGGATAGCCGATTTCGGATGTATGATGACGATCTAAAAAACAGACTACAATTATCTGATCAATGATTCTTGTTTCATGAAGAAATGCTTCATTTCCATTATTGTTCgactttctttcttttcttttcttttcttttcttttcttttttcgaCTTTGAAGCTAAGCTCCCCATGATAGTAATACATAAATTTTGTTTCAGCCTTGTCTGAACTCATACTGTTGAAAATTTATTAGCTTTTGAGGGAGCGTAGGGTAAGTAGGTGTTTACGCTTGCATTGTCCACAGGCCAGGACAACATCACATTTTGCTTTATATTTTCCCAGGTTTATTGCTTCTCTGGTTATAACCATTAATACAGGATATAGGATGTCTCTTGgtagaatttttatatttttaagttgacAAGCATTGCATCTGATAAGACATCTTAAAAGTGATATTGTGGTGGACTGTCTGAAATCTTATACATGAATATTTATAGAATTGTTCATAAAATTCTGTGAATCGGCCAAATGTTGCAACGAAGAACCAACACAGAAATATAATAATTCCGTGGTAAAAATTGCATTCCTGAAATTTATGACAAATAAACTACATAATTCATCGTTAAGTGACCTTCAAAACGTAATAACCTTGGCAGATAAGTTTTAACCTCAAACATGTGaggtaattttgaaaattaattaactTATATTGAATTACTAATAAGATGGAATCTGATGTagtttaacaaatttttttatccacgcaaatataaatataaactaaaGCTATTGAGTATATTTAATccatttttaaaagaatttgtatatttttttaaaaaaaattggtataaGTATTGcgtgaaattaattattaataaaatggCAATAAACTCTCTTTGAAATATGTAtaaacaaatcaaataccatCGAAAAGAATTGATAATGAAAACGGGAATGAATTGAATGTTAGAGAAAAAGTACAAGCTtttatacatttaatttaaaccaTCACCACATTTAGGTGTTTCAATGTCCGAACTTCCATAAAGGcatatgtttttataaaatatgagcATATTCTTCTCGATCATAATTTTCCATTAAATATGTGAAGTCTATGATtataatgtaaatttttttgacCAATCTCAAATGTTTTTATAAAAGTTGTTTataataaaatgatttaaattttgttttatagATATTCGAATTCTCACATGTATcattttttagtttttcaaaGTTCATCGAGTTACAATTTGCTTAATTTATTACATTAAAGTTTATATTTCAATTCCACGAGTGAATAAAAATTTTGTGTTCCATAAAATGATATGTAAGAAGACATGcttaatgatgttttaaaagcaaCCAACATGTCTTAGATATCCATCTTTTCCATTGAATTAATAGTTTACTGAAACTTATTTGCTTTCTCTTTGctagtttgaggatgataaagGAGAGTAATTTTGTGAGTGATACGACATTTTTTTGTTGAGTACCCCATCACTTACCATTGCCCAAGAAATTTCAaatctactaattttttttaaaaaaaaaattgatgaatgTTTTATGATATTTGTTTGACACGAAAAATGTCTATTTATTTCTACATAATCAGCTGCTTACTAACATCGCCAAGTGTCCAAAATATGGTGAAAAACAATTTTCACACAATTTGCTTAAAAAAAGTAGGCTCATAAAATCAACGCCATATGATTTGTGcagttttttctttgaaaaaaaatgtaCTCGCATGCTCAATGACACTAATTAACTTATTGTTGATATGCAAcgctgaaattttttatctgGACAATGCTCGAGAATCTTTCCAATAAAGtctattattgaattaaaaaaattctcttATGTTTGGACTGTATTAATGTGATATTTTTCTGTGATAATTTATTATGTTAGCAAATCAATGTAtaatagtaaaataaaataatctttggCATGAATAAAAACGAGAAACGTTAAATGCTGTCCGGGTATTTTAGATCGAAAGAAAGTGATATGTAAATTCCGTTATGTTGAATTACAATtagtgtgtgcgtgtgtgtgtgtgttattcTATCTCAAACATTTTGAGATAAAAGACCGGAAATGAGATAGTTTGCAAAATAATCttgatcgatttttttttgaaaaattaacaaTCACTCTCGAGTGCATTTGGATACACTATCATAAATGggaaaaactttattttttaaaaagttagtTTGATGAaagttatttttgaaaaattttcatgGAAAAATCAAACATGAGGATAAAATATAATGTAAGATAGCCTTCCCATAATCCCATCCATGCACTTTCTGGATTCTACGGGTTAATTGTATAAAATACGCATCTCTGTATTATCCGAAGTCAGCAAGACAGCCTTAGCCACTACTTTGTCTCACTTATTTTTTTCCATCACTGTTATCGCTCCTTCTCACACCccaccactttttttttttttcttttctgtcAAGAAGTTCTGAGCAACTCATCTTTCTCCCCACACTTCTCTTCCCCTtttacttttattgattattcataaatagtaaaatgatttttggataAACCTCAGTTATATCAGGACATATCATATATGTATGTTAATATAAACTCAGTTGAGATTGTGATTTATACCCTTGATCAATAGAGCTTGGATTTGCTTGACCATAATTTCCTTATTGGAGTGGTGAAGAATTTATTCCCTTTTTTCTGATTGTTTGttggaatttttttaatctaatttGTACTTGTCAagtatgattttgtgattattgatGGGAAAGAAGAAGGCTGTGAAGAAGATAAAAGAGGTGGCGATATCAATAACAGAAGCAGAACCACAGACAACTCCCAGGAAAAGAGGGAGGCCCCGTAAAATCCCAGAGGAGATTAAACATGAAGAAAAACCAATACAAATTAAAGAAGTTGGAGGCTGTACCGATTCCAAGAATCCCAAAGACGTTGAAGAAAAAGTAGAAGAAGATGAAGGGCCGTCATCAAAATTGAAGAaagagcagcagcagcaggagGAGCCACCATTGAAGAAGAGCAGAGCTAAGAGAAAAAGTAAGCCTAAAAGAGCAGctgaatttatttgatttttctttttcatgctGGTctgcttttaatttttttggtgttAAATTAAGGAGCACAATATTTTTGTGAGTTGTTGTTTAACCTTAGCGATGATAACAATTACTGACAGTTCAACTTGAATTTGTTTTATGTTTTCTGCTCAAGTATTCAAGTAATTGTTTATTTTTGTCCATCTTAAAAATGGGACTTTATATATCTTTTTTCTTGTGTGTTTATAATCGTTTAGTTTCGAAGTTGGGATTTGGAAGGAAAAGAAGGGAAGTGAAAGAAAATTTATAACTTTGGTTGTGTGGGAGATTTTAACGGAAGCAAAAGAAGAAAATGTGTCATAAATTTAAAGCAAAATTTTCTTTCCAAATGTGAGTAGAAATgggaaataattaaaatcctgcTTCTCTCTCTTTCCAACTTCCGGACTAAGTTGCAGGTATACAGTCCACAGCCATATGTATTTATGacatcatctcaaaaaataaatgGTATCATATAAAAGCAGGGTTGTGATGATTGGTACGATCATCGACTGCTGTTTTGCTAAATCATATTTGCAAGTGGATGAAACATAAATTACAATCCCTTTCTTACTTTTCGTTCTAAGAATTCTCACCACCACGATTACGTAACCCACATAACAGAATACAAAACTGTTGGTCATTTGAGCCATTCAATATGCAGAACTCAAGAACCTCATCTCTACACTAACTTCTCAGCAGCGGATTTGTGATGCCGCTCTTTCTTAAATCGCGATTGGTCTGGATCGAAACCTCCTTCTTCAGCTCCATAGACCGCCCAACTTGGTGTACAGGACATGTAATCTTCGCTGGTAAAAGGTTCTCCACAAGCCACCTTCAGTTCAAGATGATAAATTTTCAGTAATCAATTAACGAATACTAACTATACAAAGCCCTTTTCGAGCATGcagaaaaacaagaaacatCACAAACCAGGTCGTGGAACTTGTCATAATCGATCCATGTGAACCATTCACCGTCAACCTTAAATTTGCTGACTTTGCCCAAAAGAACACAACATGAATGCTCGTGCTCACAAGCAACTTCATATGCACCATTGCTTTTTTGGGCCAATGCTTCCGAAAATTGCTTGACATCAGAATGCCAAGGAACATTCTCCATTGTTAATTTTGAAGTCGCTGACCTTTGATAGAGATACCATGATCATGCAAAACAATATCTTTCATTAAGTTTTGGATGAGGCAGAAGACATAAGAATAGAAAGAAAACGACTTACGATCCACAATATGTCACGCCTTTGATCTCAATAAAATCAGGATTTCCAAGATCAAAGAGGCTAGAATAGGCATCTACATCTTCAGTGTTCCATCCTTTCACAAGTGTCAGGCGGTAGACAGTTCGCTGTTGCTTCTCTCTGAGAGCTTTCAGGGAATCCTGACAATAATTGTCAACATCTTATTCAGATTCATCTAGATGGAAAGAAAGATTGAAGTTGCTCGATCACTAATTTCATAGAATAAGGGATCCCATTAATTCGTTTGGCACATCTAGACAAAACGAACGAAGAAAGTCCATTAGTTCATTTTTTAATTGGATTAAACCCACATTATCTAGGTGGTATTATGTAACTTGTTTGTGTAAAGAATTGGTATTCAAATTAGGTGACAATCTTACATTTTTTAAAGATTGGTTACAGAGGTGTCTTATCCTTCGTTTACTTCAATTACTGAATTTGTTTATTACGaaaaaacacaagaaaataGATACTCACAACAAATCGCTCCCAGAAGTCACCAAAAAGTGGTCTATCAATGGCCTTCAAGCTATCCTTTGTTGCAGCATCTACGCTGACATACAACTGCAATAGTAACTCATTAAACATTGCATTCCAAAATCTAATGCTCctcaaaaaaaataatgctAGGTACATACTGATCAGCAACACAAATATAACGAAAAATGATTACCTGTGTGATAGGTTTTAACATCTTAATCCTTTCAGGAAACTGTGCATTTGTTACCAGAAAAGTCGAGATTCGCCGACGGTGAAGCTCATCAACAAGTGCATTAATCTCAGGATACATGATTGGTTCACCGACAAGTGATAATGCACAATGTCTTGGCAAAAGACCTTCAGACAAACGCTCTGCTTTAACCCCTGTAGACATAGATTACTGTGGTCAATTTTCAGTAAATAGCCAGCTAGCTAAAAGGCTCACCCCGTCAATGAAATCTTCACAATATAACTCGACGTCTAGTAAGACAAAGAAAGTATTAGATGCAAATGGGATCTAGTGAACCACCGAAACCTGTTAAATTGGCGAACAATGTGACAGACATAAATGTACTTGTTTAATATGAAAGTCTACGGTTATACGAATTATATAACTCAACGTCTAGTAAGACAGAGAAAATATTTGATGCAATGCAAATGGGATCTATTGAACCACCGAAACCTGTTAAATTGGCGACCAATGTGACAGACATGTCACATAGATGTACTTGTTTAATATGAAagtcataaatatatatatactaggaaTGATTacgtgcgatgcacgtaggtgactaataatgaaaaatataataacgagatttagataatttttaaaatcgtttgaataacatattgtttatgagtatttattaatctaaatatatcaaaacacaataaataaaaatacatgatgacgataaatcaaatatatccatttatttatataacattttttaattCGCGTGATTATAACATAATGACAGCTCTATGAAATTAACAAAgatatttttcatccaaatattattcacaatggaaaaaaataaaaaaataattaatagaatAGTGAATATTACTAAAACGAAAATcccaatatatttaaatgaagtgcATATAGCgattgtcaaataaaattctcttaattaactaaattatcataatgctgttaaaataaaacccctaaacttgttattaagttaaatatcaattttatttttgctaacttttaactcCTTGCTAATTTTGttaactttcttcttttttagaaTAGATATTATACATAGTTAGTTTATATCAGAATGGATAAtctgaaaattaatattgatgattaataattttatgttaaataaaattttaaaataatatcaatcaaataaatatgtgtaGTAAAACACATATACGTAACATTCagtttataaatatcatatattaaaattttaatttctaaccaatgataataaattagcactgtaattcatatttattataaggattattttaattaaaaaaattatgaggaTTATCTGATAAATTTAATACAAAAGTATCAagtaattttcattctttttaatttcttattaatttctttttctatgaataaagttgaaataattcaaaataatcaaattatattgtaaataaaatattagaaaaatttgcaaaagagCATATAGAATCTGCATGCTCTCAATGTCCATTTTCATTGGAAAAAAACCAtaagaaaaatgacaaattcTCGCATGGTTTTTATAACACTTGTAGAAAAGTATAAGCTTGAGATATATATTgagacattaattaaatatcacaatttattaaattaaaaatataaaaaagtatcATACTAAtgtatttgtaatatttttcgtcaattcaactaaaataataaaataaagttatTCTCATTTTCCATATCAATCTTTAAatcagaaaattaaatattcacctaaataaataaatgaaacattaattaagtaatGGGGTGTAAAAGTGTAACTAAGAAAATTcacaaatcaaactcatatatttatagatatatagatttgctaacttttaacccCTTGCGGATTTTGTTTAACTTTCTCTGTTTTTTTAGAATACATATTATAGAtagttaattttatatcagaatgaATCATTTGTAAATAGATAAcgaatgaaaataaattatcactataattcatattattaaaagaattatgttaaaaaaattataaggattatctaataaatttaaaacaaaagtaGAAATTAATTTTCgttctttttaatttatcattaatttctctgtctagttaaaataaatcaaactaatgaAATGATacgacaaataaaatataagaaaaatttacaaaagagCATATAGAATCTACACGGTCTCAATGTCCATTTTTATTGGAAAAGTaccataaaaatgacataatttatcattaatttctctgtctcgttgaaataaatcaaactaatcaaattatacgacatataaaatataaaaaaatttgcaaaagaaCATATAGAATCTACATGGTCTCAATGTCCATTTTCATTGGAAAAGAACCATAAAGAATgacataatttataattaatttctatgtctagttgaaataaatcaaactaatcaaattatacgacatataaaatataaaaaaatttgcaaaagagCATATATAATCTACATGGTCTCAATATCCGTTTTCATTGGAAAAGTACCATAAAGAATgacataatttatcattaatttctctgtctagttgaaataaatcaaactaatcaaattatacgactaataaaatataaaaaaattttgcaaAAGAGCATATAGAATCTACATGGTCTCAATTCCTATTTTCATTGGAAAAGTACCATAAAAATGACATTTTCTGACATGTTTTCAATGACACTTGGAGAAAAGTGTAAATTTGATATGTGTATTAAGACATTAATTAATATcacaatttatgaaattaaaaataaaataaaatatcatattaatgtgtttgtaatatttgtcgttgattcaactaaaataatgaaataaagttatttttattttcaatatcaatctttatatcagaaaattgaaaagtcacctaaataaataaataaaacattaatgaagtaATAGTGAGTAAAAGGATAACAAAGTAAGTGAAAGGGTAACcaagtaaattcacaattcaactcatatatttatagttagtatagatatattttatattatttattagaaAGAGAGAACACAAGGTCTCATAATACCTGGAACCCCTTTCATTTGTCGTATCATTTTTGTATGAAGATCAATAGCAGTGTCAACAATTACCAATGGATCATCCATCTTCCATCGCCAGCTTTTCCCTACAGGATTCGTGTGATGTCTCCAGCAAAAAACACATTTGTTTGCACAAGCCAAACTTGGTGTTGCCTCCATGCACCTAGAGACATGCAAATACCTCTGTTAAAGTTAAAAAATGCAATGCAgatataatttttcagaaaataccACAAATATTAAGTCTCCCAgtcgataaatattttaattttctatcTTTATTATTGTAActaaaatcacaatttcacgaatttttttaattaaatgttggttttatttttttgttttattgttaaaatataaacaattgtAAATACgaataatttaatcatttttgttAGCTAAgttataattttcatttaacAATCATTTTTACTCATTTCGACAATAAATAGCTCTCTTTGAACAATCTCTCAATCGAAACAAAAGTATGTTTCAAATTATGCCAAGAAGCCCTTTTAACTCCCAAACAATCTCACTTCTATATTTGcttagaaaaacaaaaaatcttcaaataccaaaaaaagAAGTGAAGAACAAATGATTGCTTTCAAAAGACCCGAATTTCATTTCTAAAACTGAAGAGACTGAAACTTGTTACTGTCCCAATACATATTAATCAGTTATAAAGCATAACTCAGCATGAACAAATATGGTTAAAAGACGAGCACACAAGCAAAATATGCCATAGATTGTTAAAATTTTCGATGCCAGACTATATAATTacaataaatatgaaataaacCCACACCTGTGAGACTCGATTCCATAAAATGAATGCTTATAACAACCTCCACGGCCTCTAAGTTGAGACTTGGTCCATCTACAAAGTTTAACGCCGCTATGAGAGCCAATTATTTTATAACCCTGCATGCAGTGTCTGACACTTagaaaaaatgaacatgaaatattattcaaGACAAAATGATAAAATCCATGGATATTGATTAATTGAAAATGTTACGAACAACATTAGCAAACTAGGCAGGCCTCACTTCTAAAATAACATGTAGTCCACACTGCAGAAGCCCCAGGAATCATTTACGTTCAATTGATGCTTGCAGGAGCCATAGCGTGCACATCCAAGTTATTGGTATAAGTTGGAAGAGTTATGTATGTGATAATTGAGATGTAGCTCTAGTTTTATAACAAAGAAAATCAGGTTCTCCAAGCAATATTTAAATCCCACACAGCATGCCAAATTTCCAATTCGATATATAACCATCGAACACATAAGCAAtacaaaaattatgttttaatacAATCTTAATGATTGGCTATCAAAACTAGCACCCTCCAGGTAAAGTTGTAGCCTGTAGTTAAGTATAAGAATCAGTAAATACTCCATCAAGATTATAATAGGTGGCAGCATGCGTGGCATTGTTATCACTGTATCTAGCAGATTAATAGGACAAAAGAACTTCCCATTTCAatgaaattcacaaaaatcCACAATGAAGATGGAAAATTTGTTCAATATTTATAATGAGCCACATAATACCAAAAATCACAAACTACTTGATCCAACAAAGAGGAAAATTCCAGGCTATATCCTTGTTACTCTATCACTTTCGCCTCGATAATGGAGTTGGAGCATAATACAACACAAAATTaccaatatttttcaattattgTTACAGCAAATGATATATTTCAATCATTGACATCATTATTCTGGAAAGGCCTACCTGCTTCTGCAAACTTGCCCTTATCACGGGAGTCACCATTTCTTTCTCCCCATTCACAACTTCTCCGTTCACTTTTCCATTAGCAATTGTTCCGATCTTTGACTTCCTGGAAGGCCCTTTACCAGCAATATCCTCAAGATCAACAACCCCTGATTCAAGAtcgtcttcttcttcttcactatCACTGAACTCGACTTCACCTTCGATCTGGCTCCCGATTTCGCCATTTTCAAAATGCCCCCGATTCTCCCCAACTAAACCCTTCAAAACGCCAACAACCTTATCACTCCAAGCATCAAACACCTCATCCAAATCTCCCTCGTCCGTATCACCCTCCCCTAACTCCACAATTTCAgtcgccccaagctttcttaatttttctgAAACTCCCCTTGCCACATCATTATATGTCTCCACATAACTCCTACTCCCCACCCCAAAAACCGCATACTTGCAGTCCTTCAGCACAAGCGCCCCAACCCGAAAATCATCAGCACTCTCAGTCAACCAATTAACCAAAAAGCTCCCATTTTGAGGAGGGCCACCATCTTCCCAAGTCGAAGCAACGATTACAACCAAGGATTCTTTACACAAATCTTCAGGCTCGTAGTCTTTAGGATCAACAAAATCAAAGGGAAGATCGTTGAGGGTCAAAAGCGCATGGAGGCGCCGCGCAAGTGTTTTTGACGTGTTGGTTTGTGAGAGGAAAAAGAGTTTACCTCTTTCGGAGGAACTGGGGCTAGAGATTTGGATGAAGGGTCCTTTAAGGAGGCGCGTGAGGAGACGGCGGTAGCGATGGCGGGATTTGTAGATGAAATAGAGCGTGGCGGAGGCGGAGAGAAGCGTGAGCATAGCAAGGCGTGTTGGAGGGGACATGGTGGGAATTAGGTGCAAAGATCTTGGGGTTTCCCGGAACATAAATGAATCAAGTCTCTCATCATGGTATCCAGTAATTCTGATGGACTTGTTGGTTGTGTCGATATTCAAGTTATTTGATTGCATGTACAATTATGTAGGTTAAATCAAAAAAAACTACCAACATTTTCAATTCAATacttttttgtcaaaaatatttgtccAGTACAATTTGACTAGCATAATTTGTAGttagcaaaaatttgtgtgagacggtcttacgggtcgtatttgtgagacggatctcttatttgggtcatccatgaaaaaatattaatttttatactaagagtattactttttattgttaatatgggtagggttgacccgtctcacagattaagatacgtgatacggtctcacatgagacccactcttttgTAGTTTTATGTGTTAGCCGCAAATTCACCCAATGAGTACATAACGATAGCGGTTGAACATTTTCAATTCAATacttttttgtcaaaaatatttgtctAGTACAATTTGACTATAATAATTTGTAGTTTTATGTGTTAGCTGAAAATTCACCCAATGAGTACATAATGATAGCGGTTGCAGATGCAACTTGATTAGTATGTTCTATAGATTACTGGATTATCCAATGTATACAGTGAGTTTACTTATAAATTATACATGTGAATATCACTATAGTGATCATATCGAAATAAATCcataaataatttgatttgatttgataaaagTCTCATTTAGCGCGTATATATACTGAACATGTGGGTAAATATCCAAAGTAAAGCCCTCAACGAAGTTTTTCGAGTTGTTGGAGTTGGTGAGTGTTTGATAAGTGTTCAGATGTTCGATTGTCCATACCAGCATCTTCTCAAGCGAACTTGTCATATATCATCAACCGTACCAACTTCTCTACTCATTAATGAGGTGATAGGTGATTGTCATCTTATTGGTGGACACATAAATTTGCACAATTGGTGGACATTATAACAATATATActagttttttaaaaagtatatatattatattcattaaataatttatagaaaaattaatcggcccatttattttttaaacatggaaccaaattttttttttattgtctcTTGAGTCGAGTGGATGGCCCAGAAGCAAGATACAAAATTTAATTGATAGATTAAAGTaagttttaacattttaatcACAATACAACTtctcaaatttttatataatttttcaattgtttttttaCGCTTTTTTCATGGTTTTTTTTGTAGTTCTTTCTTctgaatcaaaattttttagatataatTT
This genomic interval carries:
- the LOC140968729 gene encoding S-adenosyl-L-methionine-dependent tRNA 4-demethylwyosine synthase-like; its protein translation is MFRETPRSLHLIPTMSPPTRLAMLTLLSASATLYFIYKSRHRYRRLLTRLLKGPFIQISSPSSSERGKLFFLSQTNTSKTLARRLHALLTLNDLPFDFVDPKDYEPEDLCKESLVVIVASTWEDGGPPQNGSFLVNWLTESADDFRVGALVLKDCKYAVFGVGSRSYVETYNDVARGVSEKLRKLGATEIVELGEGDTDEGDLDEVFDAWSDKVVGVLKGLVGENRGHFENGEIGSQIEGEVEFSDSEEEEDDLESGVVDLEDIAGKGPSRKSKIGTIANGKVNGEVVNGEKEMVTPVIRASLQKQGYKIIGSHSGVKLCRWTKSQLRGRGGCYKHSFYGIESHRCMEATPSLACANKCVFCWRHHTNPVGKSWRWKMDDPLVIVDTAIDLHTKMIRQMKGVPGVKAERLSEGLLPRHCALSLVGEPIMYPEINALVDELHRRRISTFLVTNAQFPERIKMLKPITQLYVSVDAATKDSLKAIDRPLFGDFWERFVDSLKALREKQQRTVYRLTLVKGWNTEDVDAYSSLFDLGNPDFIEIKGVTYCGSSATSKLTMENVPWHSDVKQFSEALAQKSNGAYEVACEHEHSCCVLLGKVSKFKVDGEWFTWIDYDKFHDLVACGEPFTSEDYMSCTPSWAVYGAEEGGFDPDQSRFKKERHHKSAAEKLV